The genomic stretch CGTATTTTCAAGTCCCTGTAGTGGAATGTAGGGAAGCAGGGTACAAAGAAAAATAAATGCCGGAGGAATGGCCAGAATAAAGAAAAAGGCCACCGCTGCTGCCCGGTCAAATAATTTGTCACGTATGATTTCGCGAAAGAGAAATTTTAAAACAACATATAATGAAGTATGACGTTCGTCTGCGAAATAAATTTTTTTTGTCAGGCGAACAGCCAAAGGAATTCCGGAGGCTTCTGCAATGTGTTGCAGCCAGCTTTTATTTTTCATATACAGGATTTAATATCACGGATCTTTCACGATGCATATTGAATTTAGGTATAACCGCTTTATAAAATCATTGGATATGCAGGCTGTCCAGTGCTGCCTGATATTTTCGAGCATTTTTCAGATGTTCTGCGTAGGTACTTGCAAATACATGCGATCCGGAAAAATCGGCTCTGGCGCAAAAATACAGGTAATCTGTCTGTGGTGCATGCAACACAGCATCTATGGTTGCGGGCGATGGCGTGCAGATGGGGCCGGGAGGCAGCCCTTTGTACAGATAGGTATTATATGGAGACCTGACAAGGGTGTATTTGTTATAGATGCGTCGGATAGAAAAATCTCCCAGTGCAAATTTCACAGTCGGATCGGCAGCCAGCCGCATGCCTTTGCGTAGTCTGTTGAGATACACACTGGCGATCAGCGGTTTTTCGGCATTGTGATTGGTTTCTTCTTCCACGATAGAAGCCAGAATGATTACCTCCTGAGGCGTGAGCCCAAGTTTTTGCGCTTCCTCCAGGCGGGTACTATCCCAGAACCGGTTGTATGCCTGCATCATGCGTTTGAAAAATCCTTCTGCCGATGTATTCCAGAAGAAAAAATAAGTGTTGGGAATGATGGCACACAAGGCGGTATTGGTATCCAGTCCGTATTGCCGGAGATATATTTCATCGCTGAGCAGGGTGGCCATGCTCAGGGAGTCAGCTTCCAGGTGATGGCTCACGAGCCTTATCAGATCAGCTTTGGTGCGCAGCCTGGTGATCACCAGCCGCACGGGCGCTTGCTTGCCGGAATATAATATGTGTACCAGCTGCAAATTGCTCATGCCGGGATTTATGGCATAACGACCGGGATGCACATGGTGGGGATAACCCAACTTTCTCGCCAGCCAGTCAAAGTCCTTTACATTGCGCACAATATGCTGCTGCTTTAATCCCTTCAGCACATCGGCATAGGTTGATCCTGTTGGAATGTAGAAATAGGTTTTTTCCTGAAAAGGATAGGTGTTGGGCCGGAATATCCGATAGGAAAAATAAATCACAAACAGCAATGCTGCTGCTGTGAGCCACAGCCATACGCGGGCTGTGCCATGTTTTTTATTTTTCCTCCGGTTGCCTGACGAGCGTCGGGAACGTGCCATTGATATGGTTTAGGCCGAACAGGCTATCTGCAAGCTATGCACTTTTATTTACCTCCGGGAGTATTGCCGGATGGGGTGGTAGGTGCAGGAGCAGGTGCAGATGTGGGGGCTGAGGGCGTTACCGGCATGGTCTGGATAGCTTTCTCCACAGCAGAAGGCTGCTGATTGCT from Thermoflavifilum aggregans encodes the following:
- the mltG gene encoding endolytic transglycosylase MltG; translation: MARSRRSSGNRRKNKKHGTARVWLWLTAAALLFVIYFSYRIFRPNTYPFQEKTYFYIPTGSTYADVLKGLKQQHIVRNVKDFDWLARKLGYPHHVHPGRYAINPGMSNLQLVHILYSGKQAPVRLVITRLRTKADLIRLVSHHLEADSLSMATLLSDEIYLRQYGLDTNTALCAIIPNTYFFFWNTSAEGFFKRMMQAYNRFWDSTRLEEAQKLGLTPQEVIILASIVEEETNHNAEKPLIASVYLNRLRKGMRLAADPTVKFALGDFSIRRIYNKYTLVRSPYNTYLYKGLPPGPICTPSPATIDAVLHAPQTDYLYFCARADFSGSHVFASTYAEHLKNARKYQAALDSLHIQ